Genomic DNA from Campylobacter concisus:
AAAAATATAAGGAGAATATATGAGTGAAAGCTTATATGAGACTTTAGGGGTTTCAAAGGGTGCCTCAAGCGACGAGATAAAAAAAGCTTATAGAAAACTTGCTAGAAAATATCACCCAGACATCAATAAAGACCCTGGAGCAGAAGATAAATTTAAAGAGATAAATGCTGCTTATGAAATTTTAAGCGACGATAAAAAACGAGCTCAATACGACCAGTACGGCGATACTATGTTTGGCGGTCAAAATTTCCACGACTTTGCTAGTAGTTCAGCCGATATGGGTGATCTAAATGAAATTTTAAAGAATATCTTCTCAGGTGGCTTTGGCGGTGGTGGAGCTAAATTTAGCAGCGGATTTGGTAGTAATTTTGGTGGATTTGACGGATTTAGTAGTGGTGGATTTGGATTTGGCGGAGCTGATCTAGACATAAATGCAAAAATTTCTATACCATTTGACGTGGCTGTAACTGGTGGCGAACATAAGGTAAATTTTAATGGCGAAAGCATTAAGATAAAAATTCCAAGCGGCATAGAAGGTGGCGAGAAACTTCGTGTAAAAGGCAAAGGCAAGAGTGCTGGTGGTCAAAAAGGCGATCTTATACTTGCTATTAGCGTTGAGCCAAGCGACGAGTATGAAAGAGTCGGAGACGATCTTTATAAAGATATAGAAATTCCACTAAAAACTATGCTTTTTGGCGGAAAAGTCGATGTGCATACTTACAAAAAAGATGTCACGATTAAGATCGCTGAGAACTCAAAAACAGGTACAAAGATCCGCCTAAAAGGATATGGTGTGCAAAATAGAAAGAGCGGAATTTATGGCGATCTTTACTTAAAAGCCAGGGTAAAACTTCCAAATATCAGTGAGCTTGATGAAGGCTTAGTAAAAGAGTTAAAAGAAAAATTACCGGAGTAAAAAATGCAAAATTATGAAGAACCACTTTTTTTAATAAGCGTTGTTGCAAAGGTTTTAAGCATACATCCACAAACTTTAAGACAATACGAAAGAGAAGGACTTATCGAGCCATCAAGAACAGATGGCAAGATGAGGCTCTACTCACAAAAAGACGTTGATCGCGTAAAAACTATACTAAATTTAACACGCGAACTAGGTGTAAATTTAGCCGGCGTTGATGTGATACTTCAGTTGAAAGAAAAAATTGACGATTTAGAATCAACTATTGATGAGCTAAATAAAAAATTGCACGAAGCTACCAGCCAAACTAGCACAAAAAGATCGCTCGTAAAAAGAAAAAGTAGCTTTGATCTAGTCTTTTATGAAGGTAAAAAATAATTTATGGAACAAATTTTAGAAGGTTTCTTGCTTGTTGCAGCGATCTCAGTCGCATTAAATGTCATTTTTAAAAAATTTCAGATACCAACCATCATCGGCTACATCGTAACAGGTACGCTTATATCAGAATTTTTCAACCTAAAAAGCAATGATGAAATTTCTCATATCGCGGAATTTGGTATCGCGTTTTTGATGTTTACCATTGGGCTTGAGTTTAGTTTTAAGCACTTAATGGGCATGAAAAAAGAGGTCTTTTTAAACGGTGGCTTACAGGTTTGTTTAAGTGGCTTTATAATGGGCGTTATGCTTTATTATGCCCTTCACTTAAAAGACGAAACGGCACTTATTGCAGGTCTTGCGCTTGCACTCTCATCAACTGCGATCGTGTTAAAGACGCTAAACGATAGTGGCGATGTGAGTAAAATTTACGGCAGAAAAGCACTTGGAATTTTACTATTTCAAGATATTGCCGTCATTCCTATTTTACTTATGATTGATATGTTTAGCTCGCAAGATGCTTCAATAAATGAGCTTTTGCTAAAGACATTTACAAGTGCGATTATTCTTATCGTTGTACTATTTTTACTTGGTAAATATGTCATCAACTGGATATTTTATAAAGTTATTCAAACAAATTCGCAAGAGGTTTTTATAGCTACGATTTTATTTATGGTCGTTGGCTCTAGTACTTTGGCTCACTTTTTTGGCTTCTCATACTCTTTGGGTGCATTTTTGGCCGGTATGATGATGGCTGAGACACAGTATAAACACCAAATCGAAGTTGATCTCATACCTTTTAGAGATTTGCTCTTAGGGCTATTTTTTATAACCGTTGGTATGCAGATAAATTTTGCTGTCGTCATCTCAAGCATCTGGCTTGTTCTTGGCTTAGTATTTAGTGTCATGGTGGTAAAAGCAGTTGTCGTTTTTGCTATCTTAAACATCTACTTAAAGCGAAGAGTTGCTGCAAAAACTGCACTTAGTGTTTGCCAAATAGGCGAATTTGCACTAGCTGTTTTTGGACTAATGACTACTAGAAATTTACTTGATATACAAACAGCTCAAATTTTTATCGCAGCATCAGTTGTGTCGATGTTTGCCACGCCTTTTATACTTAAAAAACTAGACGCGATAGCAGACCTCATAGAACGTGAGATCGTTGTTGAACCAAATGAAACTCTAAAGCCGCAAAAAATCAAAAATCACATCGTAGTCTTTGGCTATGAAAGGCTTGGACAAGAGGTCGTTTTAAGACTAAAAGAGACAAAGCTTTTGTACCTTGTGCTTGATAATGATATTAGTCTAGTTGAGCTTGGCAGGAGCCGCGGGGAAAATGTATTTTTAGGTAACGTTCTTCAAAGCCACACACTTGAAAATGCCTGCCTAAGCGATGCAGCTGCTGTTATTATAACCGTTAATAATGAGCAAAGAGTGGAGCTCATCGCGCAAAAGATAAAAGACTACGGCGTAAATACCCAAACTATAATAAAAATAAATGGTGAGGGTAATAAAGATATTTTTGGTGAGCTAGGTAAAAATTTTCACCTAATAAATGAAGAGCGTGTCATGGCAAAAACGCTTGTGCACGAGGCTCTTCAATGCAAAATCGATCATGATATAAGAGCATAAAAGTATAAATTTATTCTAGAATTTTACAAGTTTATGTTCGGTTTTAAAATAATCTTTTAAAAATAACTTTTACAAGCAATGAGTAAGCCTAAGTCTCTAGGCTCTACTCATTTCTTAAAGTTTGAAGCACATTTACTTCTGTGGCTTTTTTAGCTGGATAGTAAGACGAGATAGCCACGATAAATACAGCTCCAACTATAATAAGCACAAGGTCGATGGTTGAAAGCTCGAGTGGTAGTTTGCTTGAGCCATAAACGTCAGCTGGCAGGTCTATAATGTTGAAATTTCCAAGTAAAAATAGCCCTAAAAAGCCAAGCGCTAAGCCAAATATAATGCCACCCCCGCCGATAACTAGCCCTTGATAAAAGAAGCTCCTTTTTATCTCGCCTTTGCTAGCTCCAAGTGCTAAAAGCAAAGCAATCTCTTGCCTGCGGTTCATCACAGTCATTAGCAGTGAGCTTATTATATTTAGTGACGCCACAAGGATGATTAGCATCAAAACGATAAAAAGAGCTCTTTTTTCAAGTGCGAGTGCTGAGAAAAAGTTGCCATTTTGCTCCCACCAGCCAATGGCAACCGTGCCTGCTGGAAGCCCATCGCGCACCCTTTTTATATCATCAAATGGCTTATTTGAAAAGATGTGAATTCCATCATAAACACCCTTTGGATAGTCTAAAATTTTCCTTAATGCATCAACTGAAGTATATGAAAATGCCTTATCGTAGGCGATTAGCCCAGATGTAAATGAGCCGCCGATATCAAAGCGCTTCATCTTTGGCGTTAGTGAAAAGCCAGCTGGGTCAGCCTTTGTAAAGATAAGCGTTAGTTTTTCATCATTTCTTAGTCTAAACTCACTCGTTATACCACTTCCCACAAGTATCTCAAAACCCTCTAACTCTTTGTCTTTTAAAGCTTCGTTTACGACTGAGTTTATCTGCTTTTCATCTTTAAAATTTACGCCATAAATTAGCCCGCCTTCAAGCGCATTTGCCGAGCGGTAAATGACCTGCGTGCTGATATATGGACTAAATTTAAGGTCGCTAAATTTAGCCTTTAGCTCATCTACAAAGCCATCATCGATCGATCCTTTAAAGGCGCTTTGAACGGTTATAGGATAGTTCATCGTAAAAAGTTTGCGCTCAAATTCTTTGTCAAATCCGTTCATAATAGCCATAGCAACTATTAAAACCATAAGACCGA
This window encodes:
- a CDS encoding DnaJ C-terminal domain-containing protein; amino-acid sequence: MSESLYETLGVSKGASSDEIKKAYRKLARKYHPDINKDPGAEDKFKEINAAYEILSDDKKRAQYDQYGDTMFGGQNFHDFASSSADMGDLNEILKNIFSGGFGGGGAKFSSGFGSNFGGFDGFSSGGFGFGGADLDINAKISIPFDVAVTGGEHKVNFNGESIKIKIPSGIEGGEKLRVKGKGKSAGGQKGDLILAISVEPSDEYERVGDDLYKDIEIPLKTMLFGGKVDVHTYKKDVTIKIAENSKTGTKIRLKGYGVQNRKSGIYGDLYLKARVKLPNISELDEGLVKELKEKLPE
- a CDS encoding heat shock protein transcriptional repressor HspR yields the protein MQNYEEPLFLISVVAKVLSIHPQTLRQYEREGLIEPSRTDGKMRLYSQKDVDRVKTILNLTRELGVNLAGVDVILQLKEKIDDLESTIDELNKKLHEATSQTSTKRSLVKRKSSFDLVFYEGKK
- a CDS encoding ABC transporter permease, with protein sequence MTSLPKYLLFKYLRFDKTQPFIALSALLAFLGVSIGLMVLIVAMAIMNGFDKEFERKLFTMNYPITVQSAFKGSIDDGFVDELKAKFSDLKFSPYISTQVIYRSANALEGGLIYGVNFKDEKQINSVVNEALKDKELEGFEILVGSGITSEFRLRNDEKLTLIFTKADPAGFSLTPKMKRFDIGGSFTSGLIAYDKAFSYTSVDALRKILDYPKGVYDGIHIFSNKPFDDIKRVRDGLPAGTVAIGWWEQNGNFFSALALEKRALFIVLMLIILVASLNIISSLLMTVMNRRQEIALLLALGASKGEIKRSFFYQGLVIGGGGIIFGLALGFLGLFLLGNFNIIDLPADVYGSSKLPLELSTIDLVLIIVGAVFIVAISSYYPAKKATEVNVLQTLRNE
- a CDS encoding cation:proton antiporter, with product MEQILEGFLLVAAISVALNVIFKKFQIPTIIGYIVTGTLISEFFNLKSNDEISHIAEFGIAFLMFTIGLEFSFKHLMGMKKEVFLNGGLQVCLSGFIMGVMLYYALHLKDETALIAGLALALSSTAIVLKTLNDSGDVSKIYGRKALGILLFQDIAVIPILLMIDMFSSQDASINELLLKTFTSAIILIVVLFLLGKYVINWIFYKVIQTNSQEVFIATILFMVVGSSTLAHFFGFSYSLGAFLAGMMMAETQYKHQIEVDLIPFRDLLLGLFFITVGMQINFAVVISSIWLVLGLVFSVMVVKAVVVFAILNIYLKRRVAAKTALSVCQIGEFALAVFGLMTTRNLLDIQTAQIFIAASVVSMFATPFILKKLDAIADLIEREIVVEPNETLKPQKIKNHIVVFGYERLGQEVVLRLKETKLLYLVLDNDISLVELGRSRGENVFLGNVLQSHTLENACLSDAAAVIITVNNEQRVELIAQKIKDYGVNTQTIIKINGEGNKDIFGELGKNFHLINEERVMAKTLVHEALQCKIDHDIRA